In Methanobacterium bryantii, the following proteins share a genomic window:
- a CDS encoding oligosaccharide flippase family protein, whose product MKEYKLFVQRIGLVGVTNIFISLSTLILLPILAKNLTIQNLGIWNLFNTYLSFIPLFINLGLPYTMVRYLPVKTEKEDIKEGFYSIIFMTLFVGLIALGILLLFSNQIALVLFDGNTSVSILLAVGTVISVMSVSFFTFFRTFQQMKVYSILQLAQTYLGVAMVAFFVYSGYQATGAVLGYVISQFIVFLIVMAFVIHEIGFKFPKFENLREYISFGLPTVPGNFSSWLVDLSDRTIIGIFLGTAFVGYYSPGYTLGNIIMMFSAPFTLLLPSLLSSYYDNNKIDEVRKHMDYSIKYFLLIAIPAVFGLSILSKPLLNVLATQAIAQNGYVITPFVALGALIYGVQGIITQILLLEKKTKVIGSRWIAAGVLNVVLNIILVPFFGIIAAGITTLIAYVFVCLITSFYSLKFIKLNFDFIFILKSISASVLMSFVLLFINPVSFIGIVVTVGVCSVVYLLVILLLKGISPDELDFFKKMVKN is encoded by the coding sequence TTGAAAGAATACAAACTTTTTGTACAGAGAATTGGTTTAGTGGGCGTAACAAATATATTTATAAGTTTAAGCACACTTATCCTGCTACCTATTTTGGCCAAAAATTTAACGATTCAAAATTTAGGTATATGGAACCTGTTCAATACTTATCTCTCTTTTATACCTTTATTTATAAATTTAGGCCTGCCTTATACAATGGTCAGATATTTACCGGTTAAAACAGAAAAAGAAGATATAAAAGAAGGATTTTACTCAATTATATTCATGACCTTATTTGTAGGTTTAATTGCATTGGGAATACTCCTATTATTTTCAAATCAGATTGCATTGGTTCTCTTTGATGGCAACACCAGTGTTTCTATATTGCTGGCGGTAGGTACTGTGATAAGTGTTATGAGTGTTTCTTTCTTTACCTTTTTTAGAACATTCCAACAAATGAAAGTATATTCAATACTTCAGCTGGCACAGACTTATCTTGGAGTTGCCATGGTAGCATTCTTTGTATATTCAGGATATCAAGCTACAGGGGCAGTGCTTGGATATGTTATTTCACAGTTTATCGTATTTTTAATTGTAATGGCATTTGTAATCCATGAAATTGGATTTAAATTCCCTAAATTTGAAAATTTAAGGGAATACATATCGTTTGGGTTACCTACTGTTCCAGGTAATTTTTCAAGCTGGCTTGTGGATTTAAGTGATCGTACTATAATAGGCATTTTCCTGGGGACTGCATTTGTTGGTTACTATTCTCCAGGTTACACTTTAGGTAACATAATAATGATGTTTTCAGCCCCATTTACTCTTCTTTTACCTTCTTTACTATCCTCTTATTATGATAATAATAAGATAGATGAAGTAAGAAAACATATGGACTATTCTATTAAATATTTCCTGTTGATAGCAATACCTGCTGTTTTTGGTTTATCTATTTTATCAAAACCATTGCTTAATGTATTAGCTACACAGGCAATAGCTCAAAATGGTTATGTAATAACTCCATTCGTTGCTTTGGGCGCACTTATTTACGGTGTTCAAGGAATAATTACTCAAATTTTGTTACTGGAAAAGAAAACAAAGGTTATAGGCTCCAGGTGGATAGCGGCAGGTGTTCTTAATGTTGTTTTAAATATAATACTGGTGCCGTTTTTCGGTATAATAGCAGCAGGAATTACGACATTGATCGCTTACGTATTCGTTTGTTTAATCACATCTTTTTATTCACTGAAATTCATTAAACTGAACTTTGACTTTATATTTATATTAAAAAGCATATCTGCATCTGTATTGATGTCATTTGTCCTTCTGTTTATAAATCCAGTATCTTTTATTGGGATAGTGGTTACTGTTGGGGTATGTTCAGTGGTTTATCTGCTGGTCATCCTTCTGTTAAAAGGTATTTCCCCTGATGAACTTGACTTTTTCAAAAAAATGGTAAAAAATTAA
- a CDS encoding N-acetylneuraminate synthase family protein, translated as MKKIKINPTDIFKKPYIISEVGVNHEGDLDKAKQMIEEVANAGGDAVKFQAYKAETLASKYSPAYWDTEKEKTKSQYELFKKHDTFWKSEFEELADYCKEYDVDFLATPFDIESTDFLEPLMPSYKIASADITNKPFLEYIALKGKPILLSTGASTISEIWRAVEWIKNKGNSQIVLLHCVLNYPTDYKDANLGMINHMKEIFSDFVIGYSDHTLPEYTNDVLTTAWHLGAMVLEKHYTWNKKLPGNDHYHAMDYNDLKSFVEKIELNREILGQFNKNYLESEENSRKYARRSLVAKKSIPKGKIIEKKDITWKRPGTGIPPWMMGHLIGGKALEDIKEDEILKFDKIKFTD; from the coding sequence CCTTATATTATCTCCGAAGTTGGAGTTAACCATGAAGGTGATCTAGATAAAGCAAAACAAATGATTGAAGAAGTTGCAAATGCAGGAGGAGATGCTGTTAAGTTCCAGGCTTACAAAGCAGAAACACTGGCTTCTAAATATTCTCCTGCATACTGGGATACAGAAAAGGAAAAAACAAAATCCCAGTATGAACTATTTAAAAAACACGATACATTCTGGAAATCTGAATTTGAAGAATTAGCAGACTACTGTAAAGAATATGACGTTGATTTTTTAGCTACACCCTTTGATATTGAAAGTACAGATTTTTTAGAACCATTGATGCCTTCCTATAAAATAGCTTCAGCAGATATTACAAATAAGCCATTTTTAGAATATATTGCTCTAAAGGGTAAACCTATACTCTTATCTACTGGGGCTTCAACCATATCTGAAATATGGAGGGCTGTAGAATGGATCAAAAATAAAGGAAATAGTCAGATAGTTTTACTTCACTGTGTTCTAAACTACCCTACTGATTATAAAGACGCTAATCTTGGAATGATTAACCATATGAAGGAAATTTTCTCGGATTTTGTTATTGGTTATTCAGACCATACTTTACCAGAATACACAAATGATGTTTTAACTACCGCATGGCATTTAGGCGCTATGGTCCTTGAGAAACATTATACCTGGAATAAAAAACTGCCTGGAAATGATCATTACCATGCCATGGATTATAATGATCTAAAAAGTTTTGTAGAAAAAATTGAACTTAATAGGGAAATATTAGGGCAGTTTAATAAAAATTATTTAGAAAGTGAAGAAAACTCACGTAAATACGCCCGAAGAAGTTTAGTTGCTAAAAAATCCATTCCAAAGGGCAAAATAATTGAAAAAAAGGACATAACATGGAAAAGACCAGGTACTGGTATTCCCCCATGGATGATGGGCCATTTAATTGGAGGTAAAGCTTTAGAGGACATTAAAGAAGATGAAATATTGAAATTTGACAAGATCAAATTCACGGACTAA